In the Novosphingobium sp. 9 genome, one interval contains:
- a CDS encoding cysteine desulfurase family protein, protein MIYLDYQATTPLAPEAREAMLAWLSGPDTDGFANPHSPHRAGRGAAAAVEIAREQVAQLLPAGGRVIFTSGATEAINLALLGSGRRHLAVSAIEHAAVLDCAQAIDPALALLPVDSEGLVSADVPFPAQTDLVAVMQVNNEIGTIQPVEALAERAHEQGALFLCDAVQSAGKLAPPQNADLIAISAHKLYGPKGIGALWVRDGVEIAPLIRGGGQEQGLRSGTLSPALCAGFGAAAALAHRRRTEDAARAEALWHRTRAMLGRWTLNGSATARWHGNLNLRLPGLDVARLMSDLRDVAFSAGSACASGSGRPSHVLRALGLSDSDAKTSIRLGFGRYSHLRDIEDACARLEAAAADQGV, encoded by the coding sequence ATGATCTACCTCGACTATCAGGCGACGACCCCGCTGGCGCCCGAAGCGCGCGAGGCAATGCTGGCGTGGCTTTCCGGTCCGGATACCGACGGCTTCGCCAATCCGCACAGCCCGCACCGTGCCGGACGCGGCGCGGCGGCCGCCGTCGAGATCGCGCGTGAACAGGTGGCGCAGCTTCTGCCCGCCGGTGGCCGGGTGATCTTCACATCCGGTGCAACCGAGGCGATCAACCTGGCACTGCTGGGCTCGGGACGCAGGCATCTTGCCGTCTCTGCGATCGAACATGCCGCCGTGCTCGACTGCGCGCAGGCGATTGATCCGGCGTTGGCTCTACTGCCAGTCGACAGCGAGGGCCTGGTCTCCGCCGATGTGCCATTCCCTGCGCAGACCGACCTCGTCGCGGTGATGCAGGTGAACAACGAGATCGGCACGATCCAGCCGGTCGAAGCTCTCGCCGAGCGCGCGCATGAGCAAGGCGCGCTGTTCCTGTGCGACGCGGTGCAGAGCGCCGGGAAGCTGGCACCGCCGCAGAACGCCGACCTGATCGCGATCTCCGCGCACAAGCTCTACGGACCCAAGGGTATCGGCGCATTGTGGGTGCGCGATGGTGTCGAGATCGCGCCGCTGATCCGGGGCGGCGGGCAGGAGCAGGGCCTGCGTTCGGGCACGCTCAGTCCGGCGCTCTGCGCAGGCTTCGGCGCTGCTGCGGCACTGGCCCACCGCCGTCGCACCGAGGATGCCGCCCGCGCCGAAGCGCTGTGGCACCGCACTCGCGCCATGCTGGGGCGCTGGACGCTGAATGGCTCGGCGACCGCGCGGTGGCACGGCAATCTCAATCTGCGCCTGCCGGGTCTCGACGTGGCACGGCTGATGTCGGACCTTCGCGACGTGGCGTTCTCCGCCGGATCGGCCTGCGCCAGCGGTTCGGGGCGGCCCAGTCATGTGCTGCGCGCGCTGGGGCTTTCAGATTCCGATGCAAAGACCTCTATCCGGTTGGGATTCGGACGTTATAGTCACCTTCGGGACATTGAGGATGCCTGCGCACGCCTGGAAGCCGCCGCCGCGGATCAGGGCGTATGA
- a CDS encoding cysteine desulfurase family protein has product MPETIYLDHAATTPMLPAARAAWLEGADIWANPSSPHKPGRAARAALEDARERVRTALQWQGEVIFTSGASEALALGLGRAKAERRLVSAVEHDAVFRAAPGADVLPIGDGWEVDRAILQQKLRDGTRAAVAIQHVNSETGVIQPVSEYTAMVREHGSLLLSDCSQSAGKFRLPDADMIVLSAHKLGGPVGIGALLVRDFAMLEAAGGQERGYRAGTENLPGALAFAAALEARQISKHTIGKGMQTSAIEGWASWVTMASLAFVDIEYEINRLGGTFQCPAKQYDPSILSITMPGVSAAAQLIQFDSAGFAVSAGSACSSGTLKQSRTLLAFGVPEEQARNTIRMSAGWNTSHEDIVSFSKAWSTIASRGRKQA; this is encoded by the coding sequence GTGCCGGAAACCATCTATCTCGACCATGCCGCCACCACGCCGATGCTGCCTGCCGCCCGTGCGGCCTGGCTCGAAGGCGCTGACATCTGGGCCAATCCCTCCAGCCCGCACAAGCCGGGCCGCGCCGCGCGCGCCGCGCTGGAAGATGCGCGCGAGCGGGTAAGGACTGCGCTGCAATGGCAAGGCGAAGTGATCTTCACCTCGGGCGCCAGCGAAGCCCTCGCGCTAGGCCTAGGGCGAGCCAAGGCAGAGCGTAGGCTGGTCTCGGCGGTGGAGCACGATGCCGTGTTCCGCGCCGCGCCGGGGGCTGACGTATTGCCGATTGGTGATGGCTGGGAGGTGGATCGCGCAATTCTGCAGCAGAAATTACGTGATGGAACGCGTGCCGCCGTGGCCATTCAGCACGTCAACTCGGAAACCGGGGTTATTCAACCCGTCAGCGAATACACGGCGATGGTGCGCGAGCATGGCAGTCTGTTGCTCAGCGATTGCTCACAGTCGGCAGGTAAATTCAGGCTGCCGGATGCCGACATGATCGTGCTTTCGGCGCACAAGCTGGGAGGTCCGGTCGGCATTGGCGCGTTGCTTGTGCGCGATTTCGCCATGCTGGAAGCTGCTGGCGGTCAGGAACGCGGCTACCGTGCTGGCACCGAAAACCTTCCCGGTGCGCTGGCTTTTGCGGCAGCGTTGGAGGCGCGGCAGATCAGCAAACATACCATTGGCAAAGGAATGCAAACGAGCGCCATTGAAGGATGGGCATCTTGGGTTACGATGGCCAGCCTCGCTTTTGTTGATATCGAATATGAGATCAATCGACTTGGCGGCACATTTCAGTGTCCGGCAAAGCAATACGATCCTTCGATCCTGTCGATCACGATGCCGGGCGTCAGCGCAGCCGCTCAGCTGATCCAGTTCGATTCTGCCGGTTTCGCGGTTTCGGCGGGTAGTGCCTGTTCCTCGGGGACACTCAAGCAGAGCCGAACTTTGCTGGCGTTTGGAGTGCCAGAGGAACAAGCCCGAAACACCATCAGAATGAGCGCTGGCTGGAACACTAGCCACGAAGACATCGTTTCCTTTTCGAAGGCGTGGAGTACCATCGCCTCGCGTGGGAGGAAGCAGGCATGA
- a CDS encoding alpha/beta hydrolase, translating to MPAVIFPGPEGRLEGRFQPATRARAPVAMILHPHPQAGGTMNDRITQHLYKTFVNRGFATLRFNFRGVGRSQGSFDNGIGELSDAAAALDWVQSIHPEASTTWIAGSSFGALIGMQLLMRRPEIRGFISIAPPANMYDFSFLAPCPASGIIIQGTGDTVVTPNAVQKLVDKLRTQKHITIHHDEIPRANHFFENETTELMTSVDRYLDMRLAPDCPIK from the coding sequence ATGCCAGCCGTCATCTTTCCCGGTCCCGAAGGTCGCCTCGAAGGCCGCTTCCAGCCCGCAACCCGCGCCCGCGCGCCCGTGGCGATGATCCTGCACCCGCACCCGCAGGCCGGCGGCACGATGAACGACCGCATCACGCAGCACCTCTACAAGACCTTCGTGAACCGCGGTTTTGCGACTCTGCGCTTCAACTTCCGCGGCGTCGGCCGCAGCCAGGGCAGCTTCGACAACGGCATCGGTGAGCTTTCGGATGCCGCTGCGGCGCTCGATTGGGTGCAGTCGATCCATCCCGAAGCCTCGACCACCTGGATCGCGGGCAGCTCGTTCGGTGCGCTGATCGGCATGCAGTTGCTGATGCGTCGCCCCGAAATTCGCGGCTTCATCTCGATCGCGCCGCCCGCCAACATGTACGATTTCTCGTTCCTGGCGCCCTGCCCGGCTTCGGGCATCATCATCCAGGGCACCGGTGACACGGTGGTGACGCCCAATGCCGTGCAGAAGCTCGTCGACAAGCTGCGCACGCAGAAGCACATCACCATCCATCATGACGAGATCCCGCGCGCCAACCACTTCTTCGAGAACGAGACGACCGAACTGATGACTTCGGTCGACCGCTATCTCGACATGCGCCTCGCGCCGGATTGCCCTATCAAGTGA
- a CDS encoding phosphoenolpyruvate carboxykinase, with protein MTTVLNTPLSAQGIETTATIHANLQTAPLVEHAVRNGEGVLAADGPFVVATGKHTGRSAKDKFIVRDATTEDTVWWGDVNRPMTEAHFAALKSDFLKALSQKDTLYVADLFGGSQPEHRVNVRVVNEYAWHNLFIRTLLVRPTQDELAGFAPEYTIIDLPSFRADPERHGCRSETVIAVNFTEKLILIGGTAYAGEMKKSVFGILNFLLPAKGVMPMHCSANIGPDGNTAVFFGLSGTGKTTLSADASRTLIGDDEHGWSDTAVFNFEGGCYAKMIRISAEAEPEIYATTKRFGTVLENVVIDPDTRTLDFDDASLAENSRGAYPIDFIPNTSEENLGPVPQNIIFLTADAFGVLPPIARLTPEQAMYHFLSGYTAKVAGTEIGVTEPETTFSTCFGAAFMPRHPSVYGNLLKERIARGGVKCWLVNTGWSGGKATMEGIKRMPIKATRALLNAALDGSLNSAEFKEDPNFGFEVPVSVPGVDTKLLDPRGAWADPVAYDETAQALVKRFIDNFAQFEAHVDEGVRKAAPGFAPSVEAA; from the coding sequence TTGACCACAGTTCTCAACACACCGCTTTCCGCGCAGGGTATCGAGACCACTGCAACGATCCACGCCAATCTGCAGACCGCACCACTGGTCGAACATGCGGTCCGCAACGGGGAGGGTGTGCTCGCAGCGGACGGCCCCTTCGTTGTGGCGACCGGCAAGCACACCGGCCGTTCGGCCAAGGACAAGTTCATCGTCCGCGATGCGACGACCGAAGACACCGTGTGGTGGGGCGACGTCAACCGCCCCATGACCGAGGCGCATTTCGCTGCGCTCAAGAGCGATTTCCTGAAGGCGCTGTCGCAGAAGGACACGCTTTACGTCGCGGACCTGTTCGGGGGCTCGCAGCCCGAACACCGCGTGAACGTGCGGGTGGTCAACGAATATGCCTGGCACAACCTGTTCATCCGCACGCTGCTGGTCCGTCCCACGCAGGATGAGCTTGCCGGGTTCGCGCCGGAATACACGATCATCGACCTGCCCAGTTTCCGCGCCGATCCCGAGCGCCACGGCTGCCGCAGCGAGACGGTGATCGCGGTCAACTTCACCGAAAAGCTGATCCTGATCGGCGGTACGGCCTATGCGGGCGAAATGAAGAAGTCGGTCTTCGGCATCCTCAACTTCCTGCTGCCCGCCAAGGGCGTGATGCCGATGCACTGTTCGGCCAATATCGGCCCCGATGGCAATACCGCGGTGTTCTTCGGCCTTTCGGGCACCGGCAAGACCACGCTTTCGGCCGATGCCTCTCGCACGCTGATCGGCGATGATGAACATGGCTGGTCGGACACCGCGGTCTTCAACTTCGAAGGCGGCTGCTACGCCAAGATGATCCGCATCTCGGCCGAGGCGGAGCCGGAAATCTACGCCACCACCAAGCGCTTTGGCACCGTGCTGGAAAACGTGGTGATCGATCCTGACACCCGCACGCTCGATTTCGACGACGCCTCGCTCGCCGAAAACTCGCGTGGGGCCTATCCGATCGACTTCATTCCCAACACCTCGGAAGAAAATCTGGGGCCGGTGCCGCAGAACATCATCTTCCTGACCGCTGATGCCTTCGGGGTGCTGCCGCCGATCGCACGGCTCACGCCCGAACAGGCGATGTACCACTTCCTCTCGGGCTATACCGCCAAGGTCGCGGGCACCGAGATCGGCGTGACCGAGCCGGAAACGACGTTCTCCACCTGCTTTGGTGCCGCGTTCATGCCGCGTCACCCGTCTGTTTATGGGAACCTGCTCAAGGAGCGGATCGCCAGGGGCGGGGTGAAGTGCTGGCTGGTCAACACCGGCTGGTCGGGCGGCAAGGCGACGATGGAGGGCATCAAGCGCATGCCGATCAAGGCCACGCGCGCACTGCTGAACGCCGCGCTCGACGGCTCGCTCAACAGCGCCGAGTTCAAGGAAGATCCGAATTTCGGCTTCGAAGTGCCTGTTTCGGTTCCGGGCGTAGATACGAAGCTGCTCGATCCGCGCGGCGCGTGGGCCGATCCGGTTGCCTATGACGAGACCGCACAGGCGCTCGTCAAGCGCTTCATCGACAACTTCGCGCAATTCGAGGCGCATGTTGACGAAGGCGTTCGCAAGGCCGCACCGGGGTTCGCTCCTTCGGTCGAAGCGGCCTGA
- a CDS encoding response regulator transcription factor — protein sequence MSASAPPESQPESLSAPAQATKRQQTIALVDDDRNILTTLSISLQAEGFATRVYADGATALRALLDNPPDLAIFDVKMPRMDGLALLQALRAKSSLPVIFLTSKDEEPDEALGLAMGADDYITKPFSQRLLVARIRAILRRSDLAREAGDMSENEPVPDPVVRGRLQLDPARHMVTWRDRAVSLTVTEFLILEALAARPGVVKSRNQLMDAAYNDDIYVDDRTIDSHIKRMRRKFRQVDPEFSAIDTLYGAGYAFADG from the coding sequence ATGTCCGCGTCCGCCCCCCCGGAGTCGCAGCCGGAGTCGCTCTCCGCTCCAGCGCAGGCGACCAAACGCCAGCAGACGATCGCGCTCGTCGACGACGATCGCAATATTCTCACGACGCTGTCGATCTCGCTACAGGCCGAAGGCTTCGCGACCCGCGTCTATGCCGATGGGGCGACCGCGCTGCGGGCGCTGCTCGACAACCCGCCCGACCTTGCCATCTTCGACGTGAAGATGCCGCGCATGGACGGCCTCGCCCTTCTCCAGGCGTTGCGGGCGAAGTCCAGCCTGCCGGTGATCTTCCTGACCTCGAAGGACGAGGAGCCGGACGAAGCGCTGGGGCTGGCGATGGGTGCTGACGACTACATCACCAAGCCGTTCAGCCAACGCCTGCTCGTCGCCCGTATCCGCGCGATCCTTCGCCGCAGCGATCTGGCCCGCGAGGCAGGCGACATGTCCGAAAACGAGCCGGTTCCCGACCCCGTGGTGCGCGGGCGCCTGCAACTCGATCCGGCACGCCATATGGTGACATGGCGTGATCGCGCGGTGTCTTTGACCGTGACGGAGTTCCTGATCCTTGAAGCGCTCGCCGCGCGCCCCGGCGTGGTCAAGAGCCGGAACCAGCTGATGGACGCCGCGTACAACGACGATATCTACGTCGACGATCGCACCATCGACAGCCACATCAAACGCATGCGGCGCAAGTTCCGGCAGGTCGATCCGGAATTCAGCGCGATCGATACCCTCTATGGTGCCGGTTATGCCTTCGCCGATGGCTAG
- a CDS encoding HPr kinase/phosphorylase, whose translation MSEAQGAMDGIARQLTAVAIDGMAILIDGASGLGKSSLALTLIDRGARLVGDDSVLLDDSGDRLLVRPHPRTSGLIEVRNLGLIRTAPVQHAFVSLSVTLDCEAPRFIEAAGKRDILGHAVPHVDIWPTEATLMAFKVELALKTYGLFRGE comes from the coding sequence ATGAGCGAGGCACAAGGCGCCATGGACGGGATCGCCCGGCAACTGACAGCAGTGGCTATCGACGGCATGGCGATACTGATCGACGGGGCCTCCGGGCTGGGCAAGTCCTCGCTGGCTCTCACGCTGATTGATCGGGGAGCACGACTTGTCGGCGACGATTCCGTCCTTCTGGACGACAGCGGAGACCGCCTGCTGGTTCGCCCTCACCCTCGAACGAGCGGTTTGATCGAAGTCCGCAATCTCGGCCTCATCCGGACGGCCCCGGTCCAGCACGCATTTGTGTCGCTGTCCGTCACGCTGGATTGCGAAGCGCCCCGGTTTATCGAGGCGGCAGGCAAGCGTGATATTCTCGGCCATGCTGTCCCGCACGTCGATATCTGGCCCACGGAAGCCACACTGATGGCCTTCAAGGTGGAACTCGCACTCAAAACCTATGGACTTTTCCGGGGAGAGTGA
- the rapZ gene encoding RNase adapter RapZ, with protein MNEDDPSLQAQPVGSGEKQQLMLVTGMLGAGKTTALRVLEDLGWEIIDNFPVRLLDRLLDPANHEESGTSGPLAIGFDSRTRGFDAQRIIRQVKTLVERGSVELTTLFLDCTSAELERRYNETRRRHPLAHDNPVAVGIRAERDLMAPLRRWAEVLIDTSDFTSNDLQRTIRDRFGEESPAEMTITITSFGFSRGMPPLADLVFDMRFVDNPHWDPVLRPMTGQDAPVGDYIRKDPAFDEAFERMRDLLMLLLPRYKAQGKSYVTIAFGCTGGRHRSVFTAELMGEALRLAGFSPTLLHRNLGARAADLLEGGLPRGN; from the coding sequence ATGAATGAGGACGATCCATCGTTGCAGGCTCAGCCTGTCGGAAGCGGCGAAAAGCAGCAGCTCATGCTCGTCACCGGCATGCTCGGTGCGGGAAAGACGACCGCGCTTCGGGTGCTGGAAGATCTCGGTTGGGAAATCATCGACAATTTCCCCGTCCGGTTGCTCGATCGCCTGCTCGACCCTGCAAATCATGAAGAGAGCGGCACATCCGGCCCGCTGGCGATCGGCTTTGACTCGCGAACGCGCGGCTTCGATGCCCAGCGGATCATCCGGCAAGTCAAAACGCTGGTCGAGCGCGGCAGCGTGGAACTGACCACCCTGTTCCTGGACTGCACGTCTGCGGAACTCGAACGACGGTACAACGAAACGCGCCGCCGGCATCCACTGGCCCACGACAACCCGGTGGCAGTGGGCATCCGCGCCGAGCGCGATCTTATGGCACCGCTTCGGCGCTGGGCCGAAGTTCTGATCGACACCAGCGACTTCACCTCGAACGATCTCCAGCGCACCATCCGCGACCGTTTCGGTGAGGAATCTCCTGCCGAAATGACGATCACCATCACCAGTTTCGGCTTTTCGCGCGGCATGCCGCCGCTTGCCGATCTGGTGTTCGACATGCGCTTCGTGGACAATCCGCACTGGGACCCGGTACTGCGCCCGATGACGGGACAGGATGCCCCAGTCGGTGACTACATCCGCAAGGACCCCGCTTTCGACGAAGCCTTCGAGCGGATGCGCGATCTGCTCATGCTGTTGCTTCCGCGCTACAAGGCGCAAGGAAAAAGCTACGTGACGATTGCCTTTGGCTGCACCGGCGGTCGGCACCGTTCGGTCTTCACCGCCGAACTGATGGGCGAAGCCTTGCGTCTCGCCGGTTTTTCGCCCACATTGCTGCACCGCAACCTGGGGGCGAGAGCGGCTGACCTTCTCGAAGGAGGACTGCCTCGTGGCAACTGA
- a CDS encoding PTS sugar transporter subunit IIA, which yields MIGMILVTHGNLAVEFVNAMEHVVGSQTAVATICIGPNDDMERRRSEIADAIAAVDSGEGVIVLTDLFGGTPSNLAISLMQAGKVEVIAGINLPMLIRLAKARRCMPVRDAVTAARDAGRNYITIASEYLGQDA from the coding sequence ATGATCGGCATGATCCTCGTCACGCATGGCAATCTTGCCGTCGAATTCGTCAATGCGATGGAACATGTCGTGGGTAGCCAGACAGCGGTCGCCACGATCTGTATCGGCCCCAATGACGATATGGAGCGTCGCCGTTCCGAAATCGCCGACGCCATCGCAGCTGTCGATTCGGGCGAAGGCGTGATCGTTCTGACCGATCTGTTCGGCGGCACACCGTCCAACCTTGCCATTTCGCTGATGCAGGCAGGCAAGGTCGAAGTGATCGCCGGTATCAATCTCCCCATGCTGATCCGCCTCGCCAAGGCGCGCCGCTGCATGCCGGTTCGCGATGCCGTGACGGCGGCGCGGGATGCAGGCCGGAACTACATCACCATCGCCAGCGAATATCTGGGTCAGGACGCATGA
- a CDS encoding HPr family phosphocarrier protein, with translation MSEFRETILIVNKRGLHARASAKFVNYVSELPETVGVIVSKDGTEAAGNSILGLMMLGAAKGDTIEIACRGDGAQHAMETLGALVRDGFGED, from the coding sequence ATGAGCGAATTTCGCGAGACGATCCTTATCGTCAACAAGCGCGGCCTGCATGCGCGCGCCAGTGCCAAATTCGTCAATTACGTGTCGGAACTGCCGGAAACCGTCGGCGTGATCGTAAGCAAGGACGGTACGGAAGCGGCCGGTAACTCCATCCTGGGGCTGATGATGCTTGGTGCCGCGAAAGGCGATACCATCGAGATCGCCTGCCGTGGCGACGGCGCGCAGCACGCGATGGAAACGCTCGGCGCACTGGTACGCGATGGCTTCGGCGAGGACTGA
- a CDS encoding TrmH family RNA methyltransferase produces the protein MHRRTITGFSNPLVKFLRSLREKKHRKRERRFLAEGLRLLTDARENGILPEILVMATGRDPHPLLEALEADVLAAGGDVVEMDVEILAKVTGKDNPQAVAGVFSEFDTSLANIDRGASSIWLVAQAMRDPGNLGTMLRTGDAVGAGGLILIDDCADPFSVEAVRASMGAIFTQKLVMAPWDEFEPWLRSGPGQLVAASLRDPTGYREAAYTAPCFLMVGNESQGLPEAYEKACDIRVTMPMLGRADSLNAAIAGAVLAYEALARIKV, from the coding sequence ATGCATCGGCGTACAATCACGGGCTTTTCCAATCCGCTCGTCAAGTTTCTGCGCAGCCTGCGCGAGAAGAAGCACCGCAAGCGTGAGCGTCGCTTTCTCGCAGAAGGCCTGCGTCTGCTGACCGATGCCCGCGAGAACGGCATTCTTCCCGAAATCCTGGTGATGGCAACGGGACGCGATCCGCACCCTTTGCTCGAAGCACTGGAAGCGGACGTGCTGGCAGCGGGTGGCGATGTCGTCGAGATGGACGTCGAAATCCTCGCCAAGGTTACGGGCAAGGACAACCCGCAAGCCGTGGCAGGCGTTTTCTCCGAGTTCGACACTTCGCTCGCCAATATCGACCGTGGCGCATCGTCGATCTGGCTGGTGGCGCAGGCGATGCGCGATCCCGGTAATCTGGGCACCATGCTGCGCACCGGCGATGCCGTGGGCGCTGGCGGCCTGATCCTGATCGACGACTGCGCCGATCCCTTCTCGGTCGAGGCCGTGCGCGCCAGCATGGGCGCGATCTTCACCCAGAAGCTGGTCATGGCCCCGTGGGACGAGTTCGAACCGTGGCTGCGCTCCGGCCCCGGACAACTGGTGGCCGCCTCGCTTCGCGATCCTACCGGCTATCGCGAAGCGGCTTACACGGCCCCTTGCTTCCTGATGGTCGGCAACGAATCGCAAGGCTTGCCGGAAGCGTATGAGAAGGCGTGCGATATTCGCGTCACCATGCCGATGCTGGGCCGTGCCGACAGCCTGAACGCGGCGATCGCCGGGGCCGTTCTGGCCTATGAAGCATTGGCCCGCATCAAGGTCTGA
- a CDS encoding peptide deformylase: MAIREIIEVPDPRLKQVSKPVETFDDELRTLVEDMFETMYDAPGIGLAAIQVGVPLRVLVIDLQPDDPDAEPEKCHSHGDHEHYHQPTKREPRVFINPEILDPSEDYSVYSEGCLSVPEIFAEVERPARIRARWQDLDGTVHEEVMDDLMATCLQHEMDHLEGILFIDHLSRLKRQMALKKLDKLRKAA; this comes from the coding sequence TCCAAGCCCGTCGAAACGTTCGACGACGAGTTGCGCACGCTCGTCGAGGATATGTTCGAGACGATGTACGATGCCCCCGGCATCGGCCTCGCCGCAATTCAGGTCGGCGTGCCGCTGCGCGTGCTGGTCATCGACCTGCAGCCCGATGACCCGGATGCAGAGCCCGAGAAGTGCCACTCGCACGGCGATCACGAGCACTATCACCAGCCCACCAAGCGCGAGCCGCGGGTGTTCATCAATCCCGAGATTCTCGACCCCTCGGAAGACTATTCGGTCTATTCCGAGGGTTGCCTCTCGGTGCCCGAGATCTTCGCCGAAGTCGAACGCCCGGCCCGGATTCGCGCTCGCTGGCAGGACCTTGACGGCACTGTCCATGAAGAGGTCATGGACGATCTGATGGCGACCTGCCTCCAGCACGAGATGGACCATCTCGAAGGCATCCTGTTCATCGACCACCTCTCGCGCCTCAAGCGCCAGATGGCGCTCAAGAAGCTCGACAAGCTGCGCAAGGCGGCCTGA